The [Clostridium] scindens ATCC 35704 nucleotide sequence TATCTCATCGTCATAATAGGCCACATTCTCTGATATGATCCGGGGTATGCCGTCCGTCACTTCCACTTCCGTCACGGCACAGTTCTTGTGGACTCCCACGCCCCAGTACCTGGACAATTCCTCGCCCCGGATATTGTTCAGCAGGCCAGCCAGCGCTGCTCCATGAGTCGTGATTAATATGTTGCTCGACTGATACTGTCCTCTGCCGCAGATATCCTTTAGGAACTCGCCGGTACGCTCTCTGACATCTATAAAATCTTCCCCGCCGCAAGGGGCTTCATAGTGCACAGGATCATCAAAGAACCTCCGAAACTTCTCCGGCAATTCCCAGTTGCTCTTTGAGCAGCATTTGCCCTCATAATCTCCAAAGGACATCTCGATAATTCTCTGATCCTCCAAAATAGGCGTCTTTCTGCCTTCCAGAATCAGTCTGGCCGTCTCCTTTGCCCTGCCAAGCGGGCTGGTATAGCATACTTCAAATGGAATGCCCGACAGTCCCTTTGCCGTCTTCCTCGCCAATGATCTTCCAAAATCATTGAGCGGAATGTCCACCTGGCCTTGAATTCTCCTCTTCTTATTCCAATCCGTCTCGCCATGCCTGACAATATATAACTTCATCATATGCCTCCTTAACGTACCTTGTTAGTATATCATACCTTCGAATGTTTTTCATAGTAAATTCACGTCAAAAATGCTATAATAACAACGAAAAAGAAAAGGAGCGTGTAGTTATGGAAAAAATCACAAGTTTTACAATAGACCACCTTCGCCTGGTTCCAGGCGTGTATGTATCCAGGATCGACTATGTAGAAGGCCATCCGGTGACCACCTTTGACCTGCGCATGACCAGCCCTAATGACGAGCCGGTGATGAACACCGCTGAAGTCCATACCATAGAGCATCTGGCAGCCACATTTCTTCGCAACCATGAAGAGTATGCAGACAGGACGATCTATTTCGGTCCTATGGGATGCCGGACCGGATTCTATCTGATTCTGTCCGGGGAGTATCAGTCCCAGGACATCCTGCCTCTCATGAAGGAAATGTTTGCATTCATAGCAGGCTATGAAGGAGATGTTCCAGGTGCCAGCGCCAGAGACTGCGGCAATTATCTGGATATGAATCTTCCAATGGCAAACTATCTGGCCCGCAAGTATCTGAATGAAGTACTGGAGAGCATCACCGAAAACCAACTTCATTATCCCGAATAAAAGAACTGCGGCGAAGCAGGCCGGATGTCAATCATCCTTGCCGCGCTTCGCCGCAATTTTATTATGCAGCACTGCTCTTATCTCAGTCTTTCGCCTCCATTAGGCCGTGGTCAATAATATAGCGCACCACATCTTTCACCTGAACCATATTCTTAACGTCCCGTATATCGATCTCCTTATCGCATCTGGCCTCAAACGCACAGACCATGTTAGCCAGATCCATGGAGTTAAATGCCAGATCATTGACAAATTCCGTGTCCATGGTAAGATTGTCTATGCCTGTGACTTCGTAGACCACCTCCCGGAGGACCTCCAATACTTTTTCCTCCATCTATCCCGTCACCTCCCTGCGTTTTTTCTTCTGAATGGATGTCTTTTTAAATTCCGACTCTGTAAGCTTGACTGACTGGATCCTCTTATAATCAGGAAGCCGGTTATTCAGTTTTGTAATTTCCTCCTGAACCTGTTCCAGCAGCTGGAAGGTATCATTCGTGTCAGCCCGTTCCTCATCAATGCAGATGAGCGCGGACAAGGTGACATCGTCTATGGCGTTTCCGGCCGATGCCCCATATACCATGACTTCCTTGACCAAAGGAATCTCCTGGATATATCCTTCCAGTTCTTCCGGCACAACCTTCTTGCCATTGCTGAATACAATCAGGTTCTTTTTTCTTCCGCAGATATGAAGATAGCCTTTTCTGTCCTTGTAGCCGATATCTCCCGTATGGAACCACTCATCGGTAAAACTCTCCTCTGTCAGTAGGGAATTCTTATAATATTCTTTAAAGACAGATGGGCCTTTTACCAGAATCTCTCCGTCATCCAGCCGGATCTGCGTCTGCGGAATCGGAAATCCCACAGAAGCGGGGTTATTCTTTTTATTCATATTGCTGCCTATGAGCGGGCTGCATTCTGTAATTCCATATCCCTGGTAGACTCCGACACCGTACGCCTGCAGTTCTTCGGCAACCTTGACGCTTAACTGGGCGCCACCGCAGGGGATAAACTTAAGGTTCGGCCCTACCAGCTGCTCCAGCGCCTGCTCCTGATACGGACTGCATGGAAGATGCATTTTCTTCCTTCTCGTATACTTTTCAACCGCCTGCATCGCCTGTTCCCTGGTACCGGCAATTTCCTGGCGCCGGTGCACTTCTTTCAGAAGATTTTCCATAATCATCGGCACTGCAACCAGTGTATCCGGCTCATAGAGCCTTAGATCCCTCATCAGCGTCTTAAGCCCAGTATTCATGCAGATATCCGCCCCCTGTGATATCCCGTCCAGCACTCCGCACACGAGGGAGTAAGTATGATATAGAGGCAGCGGATTGAACAGCCGCTCTCCCACCTTCACCAGCGACTGGGTATGGCAGGCATTGAACATCATGTTGTACTGAGACAGCACCACCGGCTTGGATACGCTGGTGGTTCCTGACGTATAGACGATAGCCAGCGGATCGTCTTTTTCCACTTGCGGGCAGAATGAAAAGTCTTTCCACTGATTCTTCTTTTTCAGTTTCTCCCCTTCTTTAAGCAGGTGGTGATAGGAATTCTCTGCTCCTTCGCCGCGCATGATGACATACTGCATCTGGCTTTCCTTAAATACATCAAGGAATGCCGCATCCACAAACACGCAGCAGGCATCCGCAAATTCCGTCATTGCCAGAATCTCATCCCCGGCCTGGTCTATGTCCACTGCGATGGCTACGCCCCCAATGCAGCCTACTGCGCAAAAGACAACCACCCATTCATAGGAATTCTCCCCTACGATGGCCACGTGCTTCTTGGCCAGTTTCTTCGTCAATAGCGAACCGGCCAATGCCCGCACGTCTGCTACGAATTCCTCGAACTTCACACTGTGCGCCTGTCCTTTTAAGTCATAGGTGGTGATTACGCTTTTTCCACGGTGCCTCTGTTCTACATCCATCAGGCACTGGGGCAGCGTCTGGTATTCTGTTACCTGGTTATAAATGATTTTCTGTCCCATATTCTTTCCTCTTTATCTTTTATACATAAGTCCACTGTAATTCTTCGCTGATTGCATCATATCTTTCCAGCACCTTCAGAAATTCCTCCACCAGTTCTCCATCAAACTGCGTCCCTCTTCCTTCCTTCAACTGCCTTATACAATCCTCAAAGGGCAGCCTCTTTCGGTAATGCCGATCCGACATCATGGCATCAAACGCGTCTGCGATGCATAGGATCCTTGCCTCTTCCGGTATATCCTTTCCTTTCAGTCCTTTGGGGTATCCTGCCCCATCATAGCGTTCATGATGGGCGCATACGATAGCGCCCAAGTTATCAAACATGGTCATGCAGGAGAGGATCTCCTCCCCCACTCCCGGATGTTTCTTAATACTTGCATACTCTTCTTCCGTCAGTTTATCCGGCTTGCACAGTATGGCATCCGAGACTCCGATCTTGCCGATATCATGCAGCAGGCCTGCCACCCGTACCTGGTTGATAAATTCTTGATTCCTTCCCAGTTCCTTAGCCAGTTCCACGCAGTAGCGGGACACTCTGTCAGAATGGCCTCTTGTGTACAGATCCTTGGCATCCACCAGAAGCCTGAGCGCCTCCACCGTCTGCATATAACTGTTCTGTATCTTCGTGTTCGCTTCTGACAGGCACTTATTATTCGCGTTAATCAGCAGACGAAGCAGATTATTATGCAGCGCCGCACTTACCTGCTCCGCATAGACGCTCAGCAGTTCCATAAGAGTCGGATCCTTTTCGCCCGGCTTGCTGATCCCCAGGATTCCTAAGACGACTTCCTTCCGGTCCGATAGCGGGATCATAAGCCGACGGTCATCCGCTATTATCTGTCCGCGATCTATACTTTCATAGATGGCTGCTATATCTCCTTCATATTTCTCCTTTGCGATCTCTTCAAAGTCTTTGTCATAGCAGCCTTTTCCCTGAAATATATTTTCCGGCAGATCCAGCAGTTCTATATCCGTCAGTACATTATCCGGCTTGATCCAGACAAAAACATCCTTGCAGCCAGACAGTTCCGCCAGTTCTTCCAGTATCCCCTGTGCGATCTCTTCTATGGGAAGCATCTTGTGCATCGGCGGAATAGAAGAAAGAATCTGTGACAGCCCTTCCTTATAGCGGTATATGGTATTCATATGCTGAATAGACTTTACGCAGCTTTCCACCAAAAGTTCCAACTGATCATAGCGGTCGCTCTTCTCACAGTACCCCTGTATATCCAGTTCTCGAATGGTGTTAAGCGGCGGAGCTAGTTCTTTATGTCCAGTCAGCATGATCACGAATATCTTCCGGTCAAATTCCCGCAGTCTTGCCACCACTTCATCCCCACAGAT carries:
- a CDS encoding histidine phosphatase family protein — protein: MKLYIVRHGETDWNKKRRIQGQVDIPLNDFGRSLARKTAKGLSGIPFEVCYTSPLGRAKETARLILEGRKTPILEDQRIIEMSFGDYEGKCCSKSNWELPEKFRRFFDDPVHYEAPCGGEDFIDVRERTGEFLKDICGRGQYQSSNILITTHGAALAGLLNNIRGEELSRYWGVGVHKNCAVTEVEVTDGIPRIISENVAYYDDEIEPWEE
- a CDS encoding S-ribosylhomocysteine lyase, producing MEKITSFTIDHLRLVPGVYVSRIDYVEGHPVTTFDLRMTSPNDEPVMNTAEVHTIEHLAATFLRNHEEYADRTIYFGPMGCRTGFYLILSGEYQSQDILPLMKEMFAFIAGYEGDVPGASARDCGNYLDMNLPMANYLARKYLNEVLESITENQLHYPE
- a CDS encoding acyl carrier protein, with product MEEKVLEVLREVVYEVTGIDNLTMDTEFVNDLAFNSMDLANMVCAFEARCDKEIDIRDVKNMVQVKDVVRYIIDHGLMEAKD
- a CDS encoding AMP-binding protein; protein product: MGQKIIYNQVTEYQTLPQCLMDVEQRHRGKSVITTYDLKGQAHSVKFEEFVADVRALAGSLLTKKLAKKHVAIVGENSYEWVVVFCAVGCIGGVAIAVDIDQAGDEILAMTEFADACCVFVDAAFLDVFKESQMQYVIMRGEGAENSYHHLLKEGEKLKKKNQWKDFSFCPQVEKDDPLAIVYTSGTTSVSKPVVLSQYNMMFNACHTQSLVKVGERLFNPLPLYHTYSLVCGVLDGISQGADICMNTGLKTLMRDLRLYEPDTLVAVPMIMENLLKEVHRRQEIAGTREQAMQAVEKYTRRKKMHLPCSPYQEQALEQLVGPNLKFIPCGGAQLSVKVAEELQAYGVGVYQGYGITECSPLIGSNMNKKNNPASVGFPIPQTQIRLDDGEILVKGPSVFKEYYKNSLLTEESFTDEWFHTGDIGYKDRKGYLHICGRKKNLIVFSNGKKVVPEELEGYIQEIPLVKEVMVYGASAGNAIDDVTLSALICIDEERADTNDTFQLLEQVQEEITKLNNRLPDYKRIQSVKLTESEFKKTSIQKKKRREVTG
- a CDS encoding HD domain-containing response regulator, producing the protein MRKNKTGEKKNGYTLMILDDDQNILDALRANFRSMGYEVETQSNPLRALEQLKIRHYDILLLDFIMSPICGDEVVARLREFDRKIFVIMLTGHKELAPPLNTIRELDIQGYCEKSDRYDQLELLVESCVKSIQHMNTIYRYKEGLSQILSSIPPMHKMLPIEEIAQGILEELAELSGCKDVFVWIKPDNVLTDIELLDLPENIFQGKGCYDKDFEEIAKEKYEGDIAAIYESIDRGQIIADDRRLMIPLSDRKEVVLGILGISKPGEKDPTLMELLSVYAEQVSAALHNNLLRLLINANNKCLSEANTKIQNSYMQTVEALRLLVDAKDLYTRGHSDRVSRYCVELAKELGRNQEFINQVRVAGLLHDIGKIGVSDAILCKPDKLTEEEYASIKKHPGVGEEILSCMTMFDNLGAIVCAHHERYDGAGYPKGLKGKDIPEEARILCIADAFDAMMSDRHYRKRLPFEDCIRQLKEGRGTQFDGELVEEFLKVLERYDAISEELQWTYV